A genomic stretch from Streptomyces sp. QL37 includes:
- a CDS encoding metallophosphoesterase, protein MRARYGVPLKATAVGAAVGAAGLVYAAGFEARSFRLRRIAIPVLPHGARPLRVLQVSDIHMVSGQRKKRAWLQSLAGLRPDFVVNTGDNLSDPEAVPELLDALGPLMEFPGVYVFGSNDYYGPKLRNPVRYLLEKTQGKHGLNGNAPAVGVVHNPWEPMRDAFDEAGWLNLSNARGRIKADGLEIAFTGLDDPHIKRDRYAEVAGGPETGADLSIGVVHAPYLRSLDAFTADGYPLILAGHTHGGQLCIPFYGALVTNCDLDTDRVKGLSGHTVGERRSYLHVSAGCGTNRYTPVRFACPPEATLLTLTPRD, encoded by the coding sequence ATGCGCGCACGCTACGGAGTACCCCTGAAAGCAACGGCAGTCGGCGCAGCGGTCGGTGCCGCCGGCCTCGTATACGCGGCCGGATTCGAGGCACGCTCGTTCCGCCTCCGCAGGATCGCGATTCCCGTACTCCCGCACGGGGCACGCCCGTTGCGCGTGCTCCAGGTCTCCGACATCCACATGGTGAGCGGCCAGCGCAAGAAGCGCGCCTGGCTGCAGTCCCTGGCGGGCCTCCGCCCCGACTTCGTCGTCAACACCGGGGACAACCTCTCCGACCCGGAAGCCGTACCGGAGCTCCTCGACGCGCTCGGCCCGCTGATGGAGTTCCCCGGGGTCTACGTCTTCGGCTCCAACGACTACTACGGCCCGAAGCTCCGCAACCCCGTCCGCTACCTCCTGGAGAAGACGCAGGGCAAGCACGGGCTCAACGGGAACGCACCGGCGGTCGGCGTCGTCCACAACCCGTGGGAGCCGATGCGGGACGCCTTCGACGAGGCGGGCTGGCTGAACCTCTCCAACGCCCGGGGCCGGATCAAGGCCGACGGGCTCGAGATCGCGTTCACCGGCTTGGACGACCCCCACATCAAGCGGGACCGTTACGCCGAGGTCGCCGGCGGCCCCGAGACGGGCGCGGACCTCTCGATCGGCGTCGTCCACGCCCCGTACCTGCGCTCCCTGGACGCCTTCACGGCGGACGGCTACCCGCTGATCCTGGCCGGTCACACCCACGGCGGCCAGCTCTGCATCCCCTTCTACGGCGCCCTCGTCACCAACTGCGACCTGGACACGGACCGGGTGAAGGGCCTCTCCGGCCACACGGTCGGCGAGCGGCGCTCCTACCTCCACGTCTCCGCGGGCTGCGGCACGAACCGCTACACGCCGGTCCGCTTCGCCTGCCCGCCCGAGGCGACCCTGCTGACACTGACACCCCGCGACTGA
- a CDS encoding WhiB family transcriptional regulator — MGWVTDWSAQAACRTTDPDELFVQGAAQNRAKAVCTGCPVRTECLADALDNRVEFGVWGGMTERERRALLRRRPTVTSWRRLLETARSEYERSTGMLPAAVGLDDDLHDSDLHDDELHETFAAVG, encoded by the coding sequence ATGGGCTGGGTAACCGACTGGAGTGCGCAGGCAGCCTGCCGCACTACCGATCCGGATGAATTGTTCGTACAAGGGGCAGCGCAGAACAGGGCCAAGGCGGTGTGCACCGGTTGCCCGGTGCGGACCGAATGCCTGGCCGATGCGCTGGACAATCGCGTCGAGTTCGGCGTGTGGGGTGGAATGACGGAGAGGGAGCGCCGCGCACTGCTGCGCCGAAGGCCCACCGTCACGTCCTGGCGCCGCCTGCTGGAGACCGCGCGCAGTGAGTACGAGCGGTCCACGGGCATGCTGCCTGCGGCAGTGGGCCTGGACGACGACCTGCACGACAGCGATCTGCACGACGACGAACTGCACGAGACGTTCGCCGCTGTGGGGTAA
- a CDS encoding ArsA-related P-loop ATPase: MSRFQVVSGKGGTGKTTVAAALALALATEGRRTLLVEVEGRQGIAQLFESEPLPYEERRIAVAPGGGEVHALAIDAERALLDYLQMFYKLGSAGRALKKLGAIDFATTIAPGVRDVLLTGKACEAVRRKDKQGRFVYDYVIMDAPPTGRITRFLNVNDEVAGLARIGPIHNQAQAVMRVLKSPETAVHLVTLLEEMPVQETADGIAELRAAELPVGRVVVNMVRPHLLDEDALRTASGGRRKEIAKTLTRAGVTGSAGLVRPLVAQAAEHAQRVGLEREQRAVLAGLGLPMAELPLMGEGVSPSALHELAAEFRKQGVGDETADAAGQRPRGGKRRGSGEGVGS; the protein is encoded by the coding sequence GTGAGCAGGTTCCAGGTCGTCAGCGGCAAGGGCGGGACCGGTAAGACCACGGTCGCCGCCGCACTCGCGCTCGCCCTCGCGACCGAGGGCAGGCGCACTCTCCTCGTGGAGGTCGAGGGCAGGCAGGGCATCGCCCAGCTCTTCGAGTCCGAGCCCCTCCCCTACGAGGAACGCAGGATCGCCGTGGCGCCCGGCGGCGGCGAGGTCCACGCGCTGGCGATCGACGCCGAGCGCGCGCTCCTGGACTACCTCCAGATGTTCTACAAACTCGGCAGCGCGGGCCGGGCGCTGAAGAAGCTCGGCGCGATCGACTTCGCCACCACCATCGCCCCGGGGGTTCGCGACGTCCTGCTGACGGGCAAGGCCTGCGAGGCCGTACGCCGCAAGGACAAGCAGGGCAGGTTCGTCTACGACTACGTGATCATGGACGCGCCCCCCACCGGCCGCATCACGCGCTTCCTCAACGTGAACGACGAGGTGGCCGGGCTGGCGCGGATCGGCCCCATACACAATCAGGCGCAGGCCGTGATGCGGGTCCTGAAGTCCCCCGAGACGGCGGTCCACCTGGTGACGCTCCTGGAGGAGATGCCGGTCCAGGAGACGGCGGACGGCATCGCCGAGCTTCGCGCCGCCGAACTGCCCGTGGGCCGGGTCGTCGTGAACATGGTGCGGCCCCACCTGCTGGACGAGGACGCACTCCGTACGGCCTCGGGAGGCCGTCGCAAGGAAATCGCGAAGACGCTCACCCGGGCCGGAGTGACGGGGTCCGCCGGGCTGGTACGGCCGCTCGTCGCGCAGGCCGCCGAGCACGCGCAGCGCGTCGGCCTGGAGCGTGAACAGCGGGCGGTGCTGGCCGGGCTGGGGCTGCCCATGGCCGAGCTCCCGCTGATGGGCGAGGGAGTGAGCCCGTCCGCGCTGCACGAGCTGGCGGCGGAGTTCCGCAAGCAGGGTGTGGGCGACGAGACCGCGGACGCGGCGGGGCAGAGGCCCCGGGGCGGGAAGCGACGCGGATCCGGAGAAGGGGTGGGGTCATGA
- a CDS encoding ArsA family ATPase: MTLGTDIAPGLETDALLDDPEIRIVVCCGSGGVGKTTTAAALGVRAAERGRKVVVLTIDPARRLAQSMGIDQLDNIPRRVEDIEGEGELHAMMLDMKRTFDETVEAHTDAERARAILENPFYQSLSAGFAGTQEYMAMEKLGQLRARDEWDLIIVDTPPSRSALDFLDAPKRLGSFLDGKFIRLLIAPAKIGGRAGMKFLNVGMSMMTGTLGKLLGGQFLRDVQTFVAAMDSMFGGFRTRADATYKLLQAPGTAFLVVATPERDALREAAYFVERLAAEEMPLAGLVLNRVHGSEAARLSSEQALTAAENLEGVGIVDQTAGKAGLGDVDPVSASSPEAPEPPPSPERSNEPAPHEPSQQEPPQHDRTTHTPEPEPGARGRKSPDPSGPLADAETAHTEAGRHSTPATDAVAVEVSIEQLTAGLLRLHAERMHVVAREQHTRDHFTTLHPEVPVAEVAALPGDVHDLSGLRAIGELLAAGSASAPAGAA; the protein is encoded by the coding sequence ATGACGCTGGGCACGGACATCGCACCGGGGCTGGAGACCGACGCGCTCCTGGACGACCCGGAGATCCGCATCGTCGTGTGCTGCGGTTCCGGCGGCGTGGGCAAGACCACGACCGCGGCGGCTCTCGGCGTACGCGCGGCCGAGCGGGGGCGCAAGGTCGTCGTCCTCACCATCGACCCGGCCCGCCGGCTCGCCCAGTCCATGGGCATCGACCAGCTGGACAACATCCCGCGCCGCGTCGAGGACATCGAGGGCGAGGGCGAGCTGCACGCCATGATGCTCGACATGAAGCGCACCTTCGACGAGACCGTCGAGGCGCACACGGATGCGGAGCGGGCGCGCGCGATCCTGGAGAACCCCTTCTACCAGTCCCTGTCTGCCGGGTTCGCGGGCACGCAGGAGTACATGGCGATGGAGAAGCTCGGCCAGCTGCGGGCACGCGACGAGTGGGACCTGATCATCGTCGACACCCCGCCGTCCCGCTCCGCGCTGGACTTCCTGGACGCGCCGAAACGTCTCGGCTCGTTCCTCGACGGGAAGTTCATCCGGCTGCTGATCGCCCCGGCGAAGATCGGGGGGCGTGCCGGGATGAAGTTCCTCAACGTCGGGATGTCGATGATGACGGGGACGCTCGGCAAGCTGCTCGGCGGACAGTTCCTCCGTGACGTACAGACCTTCGTCGCCGCGATGGACTCCATGTTCGGCGGATTCCGTACCAGGGCCGATGCGACGTACAAGCTGCTCCAGGCGCCCGGCACGGCGTTCCTCGTGGTGGCGACTCCGGAACGGGACGCGCTGCGCGAGGCCGCGTACTTCGTGGAACGGCTGGCCGCGGAGGAGATGCCGCTGGCCGGCCTCGTCCTCAACCGGGTGCACGGAAGCGAGGCCGCACGGCTCTCCTCGGAGCAGGCGCTGACAGCCGCAGAAAATCTTGAAGGCGTCGGCATTGTGGATCAGACGGCCGGGAAGGCTGGCCTTGGTGACGTGGACCCGGTGTCCGCCTCCTCCCCCGAAGCCCCGGAGCCGCCGCCATCCCCCGAGCGCAGCAACGAGCCCGCCCCGCACGAGCCGTCACAGCAGGAGCCGCCACAGCACGACCGGACGACGCACACCCCGGAACCCGAGCCGGGCGCCCGTGGCCGGAAGTCGCCTGACCCGTCCGGACCACTCGCTGACGCGGAAACCGCACACACCGAAGCGGGCCGGCACAGCACACCCGCCACGGACGCCGTCGCCGTCGAGGTATCCATCGAGCAGCTGACCGCGGGTCTGTTGCGACTGCACGCGGAGCGGATGCACGTCGTCGCGCGCGAGCAGCACACCCGGGACCACTTCACCACGCTTCACCCCGAGGTCCCGGTGGCCGAGGTGGCCGCGCTGCCCGGTGACGTACACGACCTCTCCGGCCTCAGGGCCATCGGGGAACTGCTCGCGGCCGGTTCCGCTTCCGCTCCGGCCGGAGCTGCCTAG
- a CDS encoding GatB/YqeY domain-containing protein, whose protein sequence is MTTLKSKLKEDLTTAMKARDELTSSTLRLTLTAITKEEVSGKTSRELSDDEVQKVIAKEAKKRREAAEAFAQGGRTEQAEREKAEGELLDAYLPKQLSDDELDVIVAQAVQEAKSAGAEGPRAMGAVMKIVNPKVAGLADGGRVAATVKKLLAG, encoded by the coding sequence ATGACCACGCTCAAGTCCAAGCTCAAGGAAGACCTCACCACGGCCATGAAGGCGCGTGACGAGCTCACCTCGTCCACCCTCAGGCTCACCCTCACCGCGATCACCAAGGAAGAGGTCAGCGGCAAGACGTCGCGCGAGCTCTCCGACGACGAGGTGCAGAAGGTGATCGCCAAGGAGGCGAAGAAGCGCCGTGAGGCGGCCGAGGCCTTCGCGCAGGGCGGCCGGACGGAGCAGGCCGAGCGGGAGAAGGCCGAGGGCGAGCTGCTCGACGCGTATCTGCCGAAGCAGCTCTCCGACGACGAGCTGGACGTGATCGTCGCGCAGGCCGTCCAGGAGGCGAAGAGCGCCGGCGCCGAGGGGCCGCGGGCCATGGGCGCCGTCATGAAGATCGTCAACCCGAAGGTGGCCGGACTCGCGGACGGCGGCCGGGTCGCCGCAACGGTGAAGAAGCTGCTCGCGGGCTGA
- a CDS encoding transglycosylase domain-containing protein → MPKKRSGGGLTTTQQAAKFLGVAALSGAVLAGIALPAAGALGLAAKGTVEGFDEIPSNLKTPPLSQRITILDNEGGLIATDYSRDRTVVPLKDISPYMQDAIIAIEDSRFYEHGAVDLKGILRAMNRNVQAGGAAQGASTLTQQYVKNVFVEEAGDDPDKVAEATQQTLGRKVRELKYAIQVEEELGKKKILENYLNITFFGQQAYGIETASQRYFSKHAKDLKLEEAAMLAGLVQSPTRYDPVNDAEEATKRRNIVLQRMAAVGDITQAEADKAIASPLQLKVSKPNSGCITAVSGAGFFCDYVRKTVLTDPTFGATQEERAKLWNLGGLTVRTTLSPRAQKAADEAATSKVYKDDKVAASVVQVEPGTGKILSMGQSRPYGLDQKKNQTVLNLAVSNKMGGSTYGFQVGSTFKPITAAAALEKGISPAESYATDWKISLPLNSFRTCAGAPTGSSNWDLQNELESEKGSWDMTSALGKSINTYFAKLEQKAGLCETVQMAKKVGYERGDGKQIEENASITLGGEVSTPLSMASVYATFANRGTYCSPVAIESITDPNGKKLDVPKTKCSRAMSEPTADTISQMLKGVVEDGTGTLAGLTDRDNAGKTGTTNDRLDAWFVGYTPNLSTAVWVGDDIGEKSTKMYDITIGGQYYDKVCGGCLPGPIWKTAMTGALDASETPSFNPISVPRAKEKEKDKERDNGRGEGNGGGNGNDNDKPGADPIGGITLPPGIIGGNDGGGRGGNGP, encoded by the coding sequence ATGCCAAAGAAGCGCTCAGGCGGGGGTCTGACGACGACCCAGCAGGCCGCCAAGTTCCTCGGTGTCGCCGCGCTCTCCGGAGCTGTGCTGGCCGGCATCGCACTGCCGGCCGCCGGCGCACTCGGGCTCGCAGCCAAGGGGACGGTCGAGGGGTTCGACGAGATCCCTTCCAACCTCAAGACCCCGCCGCTGAGTCAGCGGATCACGATCCTGGACAACGAGGGCGGGCTCATCGCGACGGACTACTCGCGCGACCGCACCGTCGTCCCGCTCAAGGACATCTCCCCGTACATGCAGGACGCGATCATCGCGATCGAGGACTCGCGGTTCTACGAGCACGGGGCCGTCGACCTCAAGGGCATCCTGCGCGCGATGAACCGCAACGTGCAGGCCGGCGGTGCCGCGCAGGGCGCCTCGACGCTCACCCAGCAGTACGTGAAGAACGTCTTCGTCGAGGAGGCGGGCGACGACCCGGACAAGGTCGCCGAGGCCACACAGCAGACCTTGGGCCGCAAGGTCCGGGAGCTCAAGTACGCGATCCAGGTCGAGGAAGAGCTCGGCAAGAAGAAGATCTTGGAGAACTACCTCAACATCACCTTCTTCGGGCAGCAGGCCTACGGCATCGAGACCGCCTCACAGCGGTATTTCTCCAAGCACGCCAAGGACCTGAAACTGGAGGAGGCGGCGATGCTGGCCGGTCTCGTCCAGTCGCCGACCCGCTACGACCCGGTCAACGACGCGGAGGAGGCGACCAAGCGCCGCAACATCGTGCTCCAGCGCATGGCCGCCGTCGGCGACATCACGCAGGCCGAGGCTGACAAGGCCATCGCCAGTCCCCTCCAGCTGAAGGTCAGCAAGCCGAACAGCGGCTGCATCACTGCCGTCAGCGGCGCCGGCTTCTTCTGCGACTACGTGCGCAAGACCGTCCTGACCGACCCGACCTTCGGGGCGACCCAGGAGGAGCGTGCCAAGCTCTGGAACCTCGGCGGTCTGACCGTCAGGACCACGCTGTCGCCGCGCGCGCAGAAGGCCGCCGACGAGGCCGCGACCTCCAAGGTCTACAAGGACGACAAGGTCGCCGCGTCGGTGGTGCAGGTCGAGCCCGGCACCGGCAAGATCCTCTCGATGGGCCAGTCCAGGCCCTACGGCCTGGACCAGAAGAAGAACCAGACGGTCCTCAACCTCGCCGTCAGCAACAAGATGGGCGGCAGCACCTACGGCTTCCAGGTCGGCTCGACCTTCAAGCCGATCACCGCCGCCGCCGCCCTGGAGAAGGGCATCAGCCCGGCGGAGAGCTACGCCACCGACTGGAAGATCTCGCTGCCGCTGAACTCCTTCCGTACGTGTGCGGGCGCCCCCACCGGCAGCAGCAACTGGGACCTCCAGAACGAGTTGGAGTCCGAAAAGGGCAGCTGGGACATGACGAGCGCGCTCGGCAAGTCCATCAACACCTACTTCGCCAAGCTGGAGCAGAAGGCCGGACTCTGCGAGACGGTCCAGATGGCGAAGAAGGTCGGCTACGAGCGCGGTGACGGCAAGCAGATCGAGGAGAACGCCTCGATCACCCTCGGCGGTGAAGTGAGCACCCCGCTCTCGATGGCCTCCGTGTACGCCACCTTCGCCAACCGGGGCACGTACTGCTCCCCCGTCGCCATCGAGTCGATCACCGACCCCAACGGCAAGAAGCTCGACGTCCCGAAGACGAAGTGCTCCCGCGCGATGAGCGAGCCGACGGCGGACACGATCAGCCAGATGCTCAAGGGCGTGGTCGAGGACGGCACCGGCACCCTGGCCGGTCTCACCGACCGCGACAACGCGGGCAAGACGGGTACGACGAACGACCGCCTCGACGCCTGGTTCGTCGGCTACACCCCGAACCTCTCCACCGCGGTCTGGGTCGGCGACGACATCGGTGAGAAGTCGACCAAGATGTACGACATCACCATCGGCGGCCAGTACTACGACAAGGTCTGCGGTGGCTGCCTTCCCGGCCCCATCTGGAAGACGGCGATGACCGGCGCGCTGGACGCGTCGGAGACCCCGTCCTTCAACCCGATCTCGGTACCCCGTGCCAAGGAGAAGGAGAAGGACAAGGAGAGGGACAACGGCCGCGGCGAGGGCAACGGCGGCGGCAACGGGAACGACAACGACAAGCCCGGCGCCGACCCCATCGGCGGCATCACCCTGCCGCCCGGCATCATCGGCGGGAACGACGGCGGCGGGCGCGGCGGCAACGGTCCCTGA